The following proteins come from a genomic window of Anopheles ziemanni chromosome 3, idAnoZiCoDA_A2_x.2, whole genome shotgun sequence:
- the LOC131289354 gene encoding histone H2A, whose product MSGRGKGGKVKGKAKSRSNRAGLQFPVGRIHRLLRKGNYAERVGAGAPVYLAAVMEYLAAEVLELAGNAARDNKKTRIIPRHLQLAIRNDEELNKLLSGVTIAQGGVLPNIQAVLLPKKTEKKA is encoded by the coding sequence atgtcTGGACGCGGCAAGGGTGGTAAAGTGAAGGGAAAGGCAAAGTCCCGCTCGAATCGTGCCGGTCTGCAGTTCCCGGTCGGCCGTATTCATCGTCTGCTGCGCAAGGGTAACTATGCCGAGCGCGTCGGTGCCGGCGCACCGGTGTATCTGGCGGCCGTGATGGAGTATCTGGCCGCGGAAGTGCTCGAGTTGGCCGGTAACGCCGCCCGTGACAACAAGAAGACGCGCATCATCCCGCGCCATCTGCAGCTGGCCATCCGCAACGACGAAGAGTTgaacaagctgctttccggTGTGACCATCGCCCAAGGTGGTGTGCTGCCCAACATTCAGGCCGTGCTGTTGCCGAAGAAGACGGAAAAGAAGGCATAA
- the LOC131285155 gene encoding histone H4, producing the protein MTGRGKGGKGLGKGGAKRHRKVLRDNIQGITKPAIRRLARRGGVKRISGLIYEETRGVLKVFLENVIRDAVTYTEHAKRKTVTAMDVVYALKRQGRTLYGFGG; encoded by the coding sequence atgacCGGCCGCGGAAAAGGAGGCAAGGGACTGGGTAAAGGAGGTGCCAAGCGTCATCGCAAAGTGCTGCGTGATAACATCCAGGGAATCACGAAACCGGCCATCCGCCGTCTGGCTCGCCGTGGCGGTGTGAAGCGTATTTCCGGCCTGATCTACGAAGAAACTCGCGGTGTGCTGAAAGTGTTCCTCGAGAACGTGATCCGTGATGCCGTGACGTACACCGAGCACGCCAAGCGCAAGACCGTCACCGCCATGGACGTCGTGTACGCCCTGAAACGCCAGGGACGCACCCTGTACGGTTTCGGAGGTTAA